The Macrotis lagotis isolate mMagLag1 chromosome 6, bilby.v1.9.chrom.fasta, whole genome shotgun sequence genome includes a window with the following:
- the GAL3ST2 gene encoding galactose-3-O-sulfotransferase 2 isoform X1 — protein MSHLEQFGDSSVILRYFHVIILLLLVPLVFLFRSFLNTQVNLLVPLFKGQESFPPVTNIMFLKTHKTASSTVMNILYRFTEKWNLTVALPARQLYHLGYPWLFQTKYVEGFDTLNGTFNIMCNHLRFNPTEVQKVMPNNTFYFSILRNPISQLESSFVYYKGYVPAFQKAKSLNEFLASPLRYYNESIPIKNIYAKNSMWFDFGYDNNKKDKGHVRAVIEEIQKQFQLILISDYFDESMVLLRNTLHWDLDDVVYFKLNSRSENSIQNLSRENQEKVKEWCALDWELYQHFNRTFWQKIREVIGLKKLVKEVTLLRGRQQELIDLCIQDGKPKNKTQIKDKKLRPYQSGMANILGYNLKRDLDNETMIMCQRMVMPELQYMAHLYSQQFPRKPPKIKLQ, from the exons GTACTTCCATGtcatcatcctcctcctcttGGTGCCTTTGGTCTTTCTCTTCAGAAGCTTTCTCAACACACAAGTCAACTTGCTGGTCCC TCTCTTCAAAGGTCAGGAATCCTTCCCTCCCGTGACCAACATTATGTTCCTCAAGACCCACAAGACTGCCAGTAGCACTGTGATGAACATCCTGTATCGGTTCACAGAGAAGTGGAACCTCACGGTGGCCCTGCCTGCCAGGCAGCTTTACCACCTGGGCTACCCCTGGCTTTTCCAGACCAAATATGTGGAGGGATTTGATACTCTGAATGGGACTTTCAACATCATGTGCAATCATCTGAGATTTAACCCCACTGAG gTACAGAAAGTCATGCCAAACAACACTTTCTACTTTTCCATATTGAGGAACCCAATTTCCCAACTGGAGTCCTCCTTTGTGTATTACAAAGGATACGTGCCAGCTTTTCAGAAGGCAAAGAGCCTGAATGAATTTTTGGCATCACCACTAAGGTACTACAATGAAAGTATacctattaaaaatatatatgccaAGAATAGCATGTGGTTTGATTTTGGCTATGATAACAACAAAAAGGACAAAGGTCATGTGCGGGCTGTCATCGAAGAGATCCAGAAACAGTTCCAGCTAATCCTGATTTCTGATTATTTTGATGAATCTATGGTCCTCCTGAGAAATACCCTACATTGGGACTTGGATGATGTGGTCTATTTCAAGTTGAACTCTCGGAGTGAGAATTCCATCCAGAACCTCTCCagggagaaccaggagaaagtaaAGGAATGGTGTGCTTTGGACTGGGAGCTTTACCAGCATTTCAACAGGACCTTCTGGCAGAAGATCAGGGAGGTCATTGGGCTGAAGAAGCTGGTGAAGGAAGTGACTCTCTTGAGGGGTAGGCAGCAGGAACTCATAGACCTCTGCATTCAGGACGGGAAGCCAAAGAATAAGACCCAGATCAAAGACAAGAAACTCCGTCCCTACCAGTCTGGGATGGCTAACATCCTGGGCTACAATCTCAAACGGGATTTAGATAATGAGACCATGATCATGTGTCAGAGGATGGTGATGCCTGAGTTACAGTACATGGCTCACTTGTACTCTCAACAGTTCCCCAGAAAACCTCCCAAGATCAAGCTGCAGTGA
- the GAL3ST2 gene encoding galactose-3-O-sulfotransferase 2 isoform X2, which yields MTLGGKWRYFHVIILLLLVPLVFLFRSFLNTQVNLLVPLFKGQESFPPVTNIMFLKTHKTASSTVMNILYRFTEKWNLTVALPARQLYHLGYPWLFQTKYVEGFDTLNGTFNIMCNHLRFNPTEVQKVMPNNTFYFSILRNPISQLESSFVYYKGYVPAFQKAKSLNEFLASPLRYYNESIPIKNIYAKNSMWFDFGYDNNKKDKGHVRAVIEEIQKQFQLILISDYFDESMVLLRNTLHWDLDDVVYFKLNSRSENSIQNLSRENQEKVKEWCALDWELYQHFNRTFWQKIREVIGLKKLVKEVTLLRGRQQELIDLCIQDGKPKNKTQIKDKKLRPYQSGMANILGYNLKRDLDNETMIMCQRMVMPELQYMAHLYSQQFPRKPPKIKLQ from the exons GTACTTCCATGtcatcatcctcctcctcttGGTGCCTTTGGTCTTTCTCTTCAGAAGCTTTCTCAACACACAAGTCAACTTGCTGGTCCC TCTCTTCAAAGGTCAGGAATCCTTCCCTCCCGTGACCAACATTATGTTCCTCAAGACCCACAAGACTGCCAGTAGCACTGTGATGAACATCCTGTATCGGTTCACAGAGAAGTGGAACCTCACGGTGGCCCTGCCTGCCAGGCAGCTTTACCACCTGGGCTACCCCTGGCTTTTCCAGACCAAATATGTGGAGGGATTTGATACTCTGAATGGGACTTTCAACATCATGTGCAATCATCTGAGATTTAACCCCACTGAG gTACAGAAAGTCATGCCAAACAACACTTTCTACTTTTCCATATTGAGGAACCCAATTTCCCAACTGGAGTCCTCCTTTGTGTATTACAAAGGATACGTGCCAGCTTTTCAGAAGGCAAAGAGCCTGAATGAATTTTTGGCATCACCACTAAGGTACTACAATGAAAGTATacctattaaaaatatatatgccaAGAATAGCATGTGGTTTGATTTTGGCTATGATAACAACAAAAAGGACAAAGGTCATGTGCGGGCTGTCATCGAAGAGATCCAGAAACAGTTCCAGCTAATCCTGATTTCTGATTATTTTGATGAATCTATGGTCCTCCTGAGAAATACCCTACATTGGGACTTGGATGATGTGGTCTATTTCAAGTTGAACTCTCGGAGTGAGAATTCCATCCAGAACCTCTCCagggagaaccaggagaaagtaaAGGAATGGTGTGCTTTGGACTGGGAGCTTTACCAGCATTTCAACAGGACCTTCTGGCAGAAGATCAGGGAGGTCATTGGGCTGAAGAAGCTGGTGAAGGAAGTGACTCTCTTGAGGGGTAGGCAGCAGGAACTCATAGACCTCTGCATTCAGGACGGGAAGCCAAAGAATAAGACCCAGATCAAAGACAAGAAACTCCGTCCCTACCAGTCTGGGATGGCTAACATCCTGGGCTACAATCTCAAACGGGATTTAGATAATGAGACCATGATCATGTGTCAGAGGATGGTGATGCCTGAGTTACAGTACATGGCTCACTTGTACTCTCAACAGTTCCCCAGAAAACCTCCCAAGATCAAGCTGCAGTGA